The Vicia villosa cultivar HV-30 ecotype Madison, WI linkage group LG1, Vvil1.0, whole genome shotgun sequence genome includes a region encoding these proteins:
- the LOC131595962 gene encoding uncharacterized protein LOC131595962, whose amino-acid sequence MKILSWNCRGLSNPRAVPNLKKLAQQHRPDIIFLSETLANKRKMENIRVTLKFEACLSIDVEGRSGGLAVLWRNSEVCSVLNFTRNFVNLMVKEDNKEEWRLSCYYGFPERSRRKLAWDMIRDLRQMSSTPWCIIGDFNDLLSQDDKRGIHPHPNWLCLGFRKAISDCDLVDIPLEGYQFTWVKSRGSEQMVEERLDRAFASPDWLNLFPTVSLTTLIASHSDHSSILLSCEMNQHVCNKFRFRFENSWLRDIDIKSVVESGWKVGETSAIEDRIVSCADNLEAWSKRRRINSK is encoded by the coding sequence ATGAAAATATTAAGTTGGAACTGTCGGGGATTGAGCAACCCGCGTGCTGTTCCGAACTTGAAGAAGTTAGCTCAACAACACCGACCTGATATTATATTTCTCTCTGAAACTTTGGCGAATAAGCGTAAGATGGAAAATATTCGGGTTACACTTAAGTTTGAAGCATGCTTATCTATCGACGTAGAAGGTAGAAGTGGCGGTCTAGCGGTGTTATGGAGAAATTCTGAAGTATGCAGTGTTCTAAATTTCACTCGAAATTTTGTTAATTTGATGGTTAAAGAGGATAATAAAGAGGAGTGGCGTTTGTCTTGTTACTACGGTTTTCCTGAACGTAGTAGACGTAAACTGGCATGGGATATGATAAGGGACTTACGGCAAATGTCGAGTACGCCGTGGTGTATCATTGGAGATTTTAATGACCTGTTGTCTCAAGATGATAAACGAGGTATTCACCCGCATCCTAACTGGCTTTGTTTAGGCTTTCGGAAAGCTATTAGTGACTGTGATTTGGTGGACATCCCCCTAGAAGGCTATCAATTTACTTGGGTTAAGAGTAGAGGCTCTGAACAAATGGTAGAAGAAAGGCTCGATCGAGCATTTGCGTCACCGGATTGGCTGAACCTTTTCCCTACTGTATCTCTTACAACTCTTATAGCATCTCATTCGGACCATAGTTCGATTCTGCTATCCTGCGAAATGAATCAGCACGTTTGTAATAAATTCAGATTCCGGTTCGAAAATAGTTGGCTGCGAGATATCGATATTAAGTCGGTGGTCGAATCAGGTTGGAAGGTTGGGGAAACTAGTGCAATTGAAGACCGTATTGTATCTTGTGCGGATAATCTTGAGGCGTGGAGTAAGAGGCGGCGTATTAACAGTAAGTAG
- the LOC131644918 gene encoding putative disease resistance protein At3g14460 isoform X1: MLVLMLCFSAFLSAFIEVVIDRLASPEVVDLIRGKKLDVNLVQRLKNTLYAVEAVLNDAEQKQIHDSAVNNWLDDLKDALYVADDILDHIFTKSALSKKNKQVSTVDYFSRFFNFEERDMVRKLEDIVARLESILKLKDILGLQLIATHHSSWRTPSTSLEDRSVIFGRDQDKQAILKLILHDDDDNTGVIPIVGMGGLGKTTLAQFVYNHDSIKSKFDIQAWVCVSDDFDVLKVTKFIAEEVGSACNTNNLNILHRDLKEKLTGKRFLIVLDDVWTEDDDSWNSLIKPLQYGTMGSKILVTTRIDKVASMVQTIQPYSLHQLSDEDCWSVFANNASLSPDESSEDMDLQNIGKEIVRKCKGLPLAAQSLGRLLREKRDIRDWNSILNNNIWENKSKIIPALRISYHYLPPYLKRCFVYCSLFPKDYKFDKDELILLWMAEDLLHPSENNKTLEEVGYGYFNDLVSKSFFQHSDNGNFKQHFVMHDLVHDLATWLGGEFYFRTEVIGKDTKIGTKTRHLSFSKFSDPVSTNFDIFGSIKCLRTISPIYLWNDPFNKEKASCFILSNLKYLRVLKFGNFEGLDAFLDSIDELIHLRYLDLSYTSIKMLPESLCNLYNLQTLKLHGCNNLTRLPNDMQNLVNLRHLEIWGTNLKEMPREMSKLINLQQLSCFVVGTHEEKGIKELGTLSNLHGLLSIMKLENVTNSFEASQAKMMDKKYLDKLSFVWSEDAKNHFTSSQSEMDILGKLQPSKNLKMLVIDGYRGTLFPEWVGHSSYQNLTQVSLYGCLNCCILPSLGQLYSLKDLTLSEMNMLETIGTEYEDTFSGTYFPSLECLQFVKMSCWKVWHHPPESNAYFPVLKYIEINDCPILHGDLPSYLPALETIHIEGCNQLVSSLPRAPAIRRLYIFESNNIALNELPLSLEELDVGGSEVTESVFEAITITPPISLKILAIKDCSSAISFPRDCLPLSLESLSITNSNNLDFPKQNHVHESLKYLRIDRSCDTLITLPLDTIPNLHHLHIQNCENLECLSVSKSLQNLVEVEIIGCPKFVSFPREGLSAPNLTSLYVSNCVNLKSLPCHINTLLPKLVRVSIHDCPKLETFPEGGMPASFRTILIGNCEKLLMSSSLTSVNMLTSLSIHGPCDGVEYFPKKGFALLPPSLTYLRIYNCSSLHTLDCTRLLHLTSLQTLTILCCPKLENIVGERLPASLIELKISACPLLKEQCRVKYPQISHIPGITVDGKWI, translated from the exons ATGCTCGTGCTCATGCTCTGCTTCTCAG CATTTCTCTCCGCTTTCATTGAAGTTGTCATCGACAGGCTTGCTTCTCCTGAGGTTGTTGACTTGATCCGTGGGAAGAAACTTGACGTCAATTTGGTTCAACGGTTGAAGAACACTCTTTACGCTGTTGAAGCCGTGCTTAACGATGCTGAACAGAAGCAGATTCATGACTCTGCTGTTAACAACTGGCTTGATGATCTCAAAGATGCTCTCTATGTTGCTGATGACATTCTCGACCACATCTTCACCAAATCTGCTCTTTCCAAGAAGAACAAGCAGGTGAGTACTGTTGACTACTTTTCTCGCTTTTTCAACTTTGAAGAAAGGGATATGGTTCGTAAGCTGGAAGATATAGTTGCCAGACTTGaatccattctcaaacttaaagATATTCTTGGTCTTCAACTTATTGCAACTCATCACTCATCCTGGAGAACTCCATCTACCTCTTTAGAAGACAGATCTGTCATTTTTGGTAGGGATCAAGACAAACAGGCCATACTCAAATTAATCttacatgatgatgatgataacacTGGTGTGATCCCCATTGTTGGCATGGGTGGCCTTGGAAAAACAACTTTAGCCCAATTTGTGTACAACCATGACAGTATAAAGAGCAAATTTGATATTCAAGCATGGGTTTGTGTTTCTGATGATTTCGATGTTTTGAAGGTTACAAAGTTCATCGCGGAGGAAGTGGGAAGTGCTTGTAACACAAATAACTTGAATATCCTTCATCGAGATTTGAAGGAAAAGCTGACCGGAAAGAGGTTCTTAATTGTTTTGGATGATGTCTGGACCGAGGATGACGACTCTTGGAATTCTCTTATAAAGCCTCTTCAATATGGAACTATGGGAAGTAAAATTCTTGTAACTACCCGTATTGATAAAGTTGCTTCTATGGTCCAAACAATTCAACCTTACTCTCTTCACCAATTGTCTGACGAAGATTGTTGGTCAGTGTTTGCAAACAATGCTTCCCTTTCTCCAGATGAATCCAGTGAGGATATGGATCTCCAAAACATTGGCAAAGAGATTGTTAGAAAATGTAAGGGATTGCCTTTAGCAGCACAGTCACTTGGGCGCTTGTTGCGAGAAAAACGTGACATCAGGGATTGGAATAGTATACTGAATAATAATATTTGGGAGAATAAGAGTAAGATCATTCCAGCATTGAGAATTAGTTATCATTATCTCCCTCCATATTTAAAGCGTTGCTTTGTATATTGTTCATTGTTTCCCAAagattataaatttgataaagatGAATTGATCTTGTTGTGGATGGCGGAGGATCTTTTACATCCTTCAGAAAATAACAAGACTTTAGAAGAAGTCGGTTATGGGTATTTTAATGACTTagtttccaaatcattttttcaacATTCTGACAATGGGAACTTCAAACAACATTTTGTAATGCATGATCTTGTGCATGATTTGGCAACATGGCTTGGTGGAGAATTCTATTTTAGAACAGAAGTAATTGGGAAAGATACGAAGATTGGTACCAAGACTCGTCATTTGTCATTTTCCAAGTTCAGTGATCCAGTCTCGACAAACTTTGACATTTTCGGCAGTATAAAATGTCTAAGAACAATCTCGCCAATCTATTTATGGAATGATCCATTCAACAAAGAAAAAGCGTCATGCTTCATTTTGTCAAATTTGAAGTACTTGAGAGTTTTGAAATTTGGCAACTTTGAAGGTCTTGATGCATTTCTTGATTCAATAGATGAACTAATCCATTTGCGTTATTTGGATCTCTCTTACACATCTATAAAAATGTTACCTGAATCATTATGTAACCTGTATAATCTACAAACTTTAAAGTTGCACGGTTGTAACAATCTAACAAGGCTTCCCAATGACATGCAAAATCTTGTAAATTTGCGCCATCTGGAAATTTGGGGAACTAATTTAAAAGAGATGCCTAGAGAAATGAGCAAATTGATTAATTTACAACAATTGAGTTGCTTTGTCGTGGGAACGCATGAAGAGAAAGGGATCAAGGAATTGGGAACACTTTCGAATCTTCACGGATTACTTTCAATTATGAAGTTAGAGAACGTGACCAACAGCTTTGAAGCATCACAGGCAAAAATGATGGATAAAAAGTACCTTGATAAATTATCATTTGTATGGTCTGAAGATGCAAAGAACCATTTTACAAGTTCACAAAGTGAGATGGATATACTTGGAAAGTTACAACCTTCCAAGAACCTGAAAATGCTAGTTATTGATGGGTACAGGGGCACACTATTTCCAGAATGGGTTGGACATTCTTCCTACCAAAATTTGACTCAGGTATCTTTGTATGGTTGTTTGAATTGTTGTATCCTTCCATCACTCGGACAATTATACTCTCTCAAGGACTTGACACTCAGTGAAATGAATATGCTGGAGACTATTGGAACTGAATATGAGGATACCTTTTCAGGGACATACTTTCCTTCCCTTGAATGTCTGCAGTTTGTCAAGATGTCATGTTGGAAAGTGTGGCATCATCCCCCCGAGTCAAATGCTTATTTTCCAGTATTGAAGTATATTGAGATTAATGATTGTCCCATATTACATGGGGATTTGCCATCTTATCTTCCTGCTTTGGAAACAATTCATATTGAAGGATGCAACCAGCTTGTTTCTTCTCTCCCAAGGGCTCCTGCCATCCGCAGATTATACATATTTGAAAGCAATAATATAGCCTTGAATGAGCTACCCCTTTCATTGGAAGAGTTAGATGTTGGAGGAAGTGAGGTGACAGAGTCTGTCTTTGAAGCCATTACCATCACCCCACCAATTTCTCTTAAAATATTAGCCATCAAGGATTGTTCTTCTGCGATATCGTTTCCAAGAGATTGTTTACCCTTATCCTTAGAGAGTTTGTCCATCACAAATTCTAATAATCTAGATTTCCCAAAGCAAAATCACGTGCATGAGTCACTTAAGTATCTTCGTATAGATAGGAGTTGTGATACTCTCATAACCCTCCCACTGGATACCATTCCCAACCTTCATCATCTGCATATCCAGAATTGTGAAAACTTAGAATGTCTTTCTGTTTCAAAGTCTCTTCAAAATCTCGTTGAGGTTGAAATTATTGGCTGCCCCAAATTTGTATCATTCCCAAGAGAAGGACTGTCTGCACCCAACTTGACATCATTGTATGTCTCCAACTGTGTCAACTTAAAATCACTGCCTTGTCATATAAATACTCTTCTCCCAAAGTTAGTAAGAGTGAGTATACATGATTGTCCAAAATTGGAGACGTTTCCTGAAGGGGGTATGCCGGCTAGCTTTAGAACAATTTTGATTGGGAATTGCGAAAAATTACTGATGAGCTCATCTCTAACTTCAGTGAACATGCTTACCAGTCTTTCCATTCATGGTCCATGTGATGGTGTCGAGTACTTTCCAAAGAAGGGTTTTGCATTGCTGCCTCCCTCCCTTACCTACCTGCGGATATATAACTGTTCAAGTTTGCACACGTTGGATTGCACGAGGCTTCTCCACCTCACTTCCCTGCAAACATTAACAATTTTATGCTGTCCCAAGCTGGAGAATATAGTGGGAGAAAGGCTGCCTGCTTCTCTAATAGAACTTAAAATCTCTGCATGTCCTTTGCTGAAAGAACAGTGCCGCGTGAAATACCCACAAATTTCCCACATCCCTGGCATTACAGTTGATGGAAAATGGATTTAG
- the LOC131644918 gene encoding putative disease resistance protein At3g14460 isoform X2: protein MAVVAVGEAFLSAFIEVVIDRLASPEVVDLIRGKKLDVNLVQRLKNTLYAVEAVLNDAEQKQIHDSAVNNWLDDLKDALYVADDILDHIFTKSALSKKNKQVSTVDYFSRFFNFEERDMVRKLEDIVARLESILKLKDILGLQLIATHHSSWRTPSTSLEDRSVIFGRDQDKQAILKLILHDDDDNTGVIPIVGMGGLGKTTLAQFVYNHDSIKSKFDIQAWVCVSDDFDVLKVTKFIAEEVGSACNTNNLNILHRDLKEKLTGKRFLIVLDDVWTEDDDSWNSLIKPLQYGTMGSKILVTTRIDKVASMVQTIQPYSLHQLSDEDCWSVFANNASLSPDESSEDMDLQNIGKEIVRKCKGLPLAAQSLGRLLREKRDIRDWNSILNNNIWENKSKIIPALRISYHYLPPYLKRCFVYCSLFPKDYKFDKDELILLWMAEDLLHPSENNKTLEEVGYGYFNDLVSKSFFQHSDNGNFKQHFVMHDLVHDLATWLGGEFYFRTEVIGKDTKIGTKTRHLSFSKFSDPVSTNFDIFGSIKCLRTISPIYLWNDPFNKEKASCFILSNLKYLRVLKFGNFEGLDAFLDSIDELIHLRYLDLSYTSIKMLPESLCNLYNLQTLKLHGCNNLTRLPNDMQNLVNLRHLEIWGTNLKEMPREMSKLINLQQLSCFVVGTHEEKGIKELGTLSNLHGLLSIMKLENVTNSFEASQAKMMDKKYLDKLSFVWSEDAKNHFTSSQSEMDILGKLQPSKNLKMLVIDGYRGTLFPEWVGHSSYQNLTQVSLYGCLNCCILPSLGQLYSLKDLTLSEMNMLETIGTEYEDTFSGTYFPSLECLQFVKMSCWKVWHHPPESNAYFPVLKYIEINDCPILHGDLPSYLPALETIHIEGCNQLVSSLPRAPAIRRLYIFESNNIALNELPLSLEELDVGGSEVTESVFEAITITPPISLKILAIKDCSSAISFPRDCLPLSLESLSITNSNNLDFPKQNHVHESLKYLRIDRSCDTLITLPLDTIPNLHHLHIQNCENLECLSVSKSLQNLVEVEIIGCPKFVSFPREGLSAPNLTSLYVSNCVNLKSLPCHINTLLPKLVRVSIHDCPKLETFPEGGMPASFRTILIGNCEKLLMSSSLTSVNMLTSLSIHGPCDGVEYFPKKGFALLPPSLTYLRIYNCSSLHTLDCTRLLHLTSLQTLTILCCPKLENIVGERLPASLIELKISACPLLKEQCRVKYPQISHIPGITVDGKWI, encoded by the coding sequence ATGGCGGTGGTTGCTGTTGGTGAAGCATTTCTCTCCGCTTTCATTGAAGTTGTCATCGACAGGCTTGCTTCTCCTGAGGTTGTTGACTTGATCCGTGGGAAGAAACTTGACGTCAATTTGGTTCAACGGTTGAAGAACACTCTTTACGCTGTTGAAGCCGTGCTTAACGATGCTGAACAGAAGCAGATTCATGACTCTGCTGTTAACAACTGGCTTGATGATCTCAAAGATGCTCTCTATGTTGCTGATGACATTCTCGACCACATCTTCACCAAATCTGCTCTTTCCAAGAAGAACAAGCAGGTGAGTACTGTTGACTACTTTTCTCGCTTTTTCAACTTTGAAGAAAGGGATATGGTTCGTAAGCTGGAAGATATAGTTGCCAGACTTGaatccattctcaaacttaaagATATTCTTGGTCTTCAACTTATTGCAACTCATCACTCATCCTGGAGAACTCCATCTACCTCTTTAGAAGACAGATCTGTCATTTTTGGTAGGGATCAAGACAAACAGGCCATACTCAAATTAATCttacatgatgatgatgataacacTGGTGTGATCCCCATTGTTGGCATGGGTGGCCTTGGAAAAACAACTTTAGCCCAATTTGTGTACAACCATGACAGTATAAAGAGCAAATTTGATATTCAAGCATGGGTTTGTGTTTCTGATGATTTCGATGTTTTGAAGGTTACAAAGTTCATCGCGGAGGAAGTGGGAAGTGCTTGTAACACAAATAACTTGAATATCCTTCATCGAGATTTGAAGGAAAAGCTGACCGGAAAGAGGTTCTTAATTGTTTTGGATGATGTCTGGACCGAGGATGACGACTCTTGGAATTCTCTTATAAAGCCTCTTCAATATGGAACTATGGGAAGTAAAATTCTTGTAACTACCCGTATTGATAAAGTTGCTTCTATGGTCCAAACAATTCAACCTTACTCTCTTCACCAATTGTCTGACGAAGATTGTTGGTCAGTGTTTGCAAACAATGCTTCCCTTTCTCCAGATGAATCCAGTGAGGATATGGATCTCCAAAACATTGGCAAAGAGATTGTTAGAAAATGTAAGGGATTGCCTTTAGCAGCACAGTCACTTGGGCGCTTGTTGCGAGAAAAACGTGACATCAGGGATTGGAATAGTATACTGAATAATAATATTTGGGAGAATAAGAGTAAGATCATTCCAGCATTGAGAATTAGTTATCATTATCTCCCTCCATATTTAAAGCGTTGCTTTGTATATTGTTCATTGTTTCCCAAagattataaatttgataaagatGAATTGATCTTGTTGTGGATGGCGGAGGATCTTTTACATCCTTCAGAAAATAACAAGACTTTAGAAGAAGTCGGTTATGGGTATTTTAATGACTTagtttccaaatcattttttcaacATTCTGACAATGGGAACTTCAAACAACATTTTGTAATGCATGATCTTGTGCATGATTTGGCAACATGGCTTGGTGGAGAATTCTATTTTAGAACAGAAGTAATTGGGAAAGATACGAAGATTGGTACCAAGACTCGTCATTTGTCATTTTCCAAGTTCAGTGATCCAGTCTCGACAAACTTTGACATTTTCGGCAGTATAAAATGTCTAAGAACAATCTCGCCAATCTATTTATGGAATGATCCATTCAACAAAGAAAAAGCGTCATGCTTCATTTTGTCAAATTTGAAGTACTTGAGAGTTTTGAAATTTGGCAACTTTGAAGGTCTTGATGCATTTCTTGATTCAATAGATGAACTAATCCATTTGCGTTATTTGGATCTCTCTTACACATCTATAAAAATGTTACCTGAATCATTATGTAACCTGTATAATCTACAAACTTTAAAGTTGCACGGTTGTAACAATCTAACAAGGCTTCCCAATGACATGCAAAATCTTGTAAATTTGCGCCATCTGGAAATTTGGGGAACTAATTTAAAAGAGATGCCTAGAGAAATGAGCAAATTGATTAATTTACAACAATTGAGTTGCTTTGTCGTGGGAACGCATGAAGAGAAAGGGATCAAGGAATTGGGAACACTTTCGAATCTTCACGGATTACTTTCAATTATGAAGTTAGAGAACGTGACCAACAGCTTTGAAGCATCACAGGCAAAAATGATGGATAAAAAGTACCTTGATAAATTATCATTTGTATGGTCTGAAGATGCAAAGAACCATTTTACAAGTTCACAAAGTGAGATGGATATACTTGGAAAGTTACAACCTTCCAAGAACCTGAAAATGCTAGTTATTGATGGGTACAGGGGCACACTATTTCCAGAATGGGTTGGACATTCTTCCTACCAAAATTTGACTCAGGTATCTTTGTATGGTTGTTTGAATTGTTGTATCCTTCCATCACTCGGACAATTATACTCTCTCAAGGACTTGACACTCAGTGAAATGAATATGCTGGAGACTATTGGAACTGAATATGAGGATACCTTTTCAGGGACATACTTTCCTTCCCTTGAATGTCTGCAGTTTGTCAAGATGTCATGTTGGAAAGTGTGGCATCATCCCCCCGAGTCAAATGCTTATTTTCCAGTATTGAAGTATATTGAGATTAATGATTGTCCCATATTACATGGGGATTTGCCATCTTATCTTCCTGCTTTGGAAACAATTCATATTGAAGGATGCAACCAGCTTGTTTCTTCTCTCCCAAGGGCTCCTGCCATCCGCAGATTATACATATTTGAAAGCAATAATATAGCCTTGAATGAGCTACCCCTTTCATTGGAAGAGTTAGATGTTGGAGGAAGTGAGGTGACAGAGTCTGTCTTTGAAGCCATTACCATCACCCCACCAATTTCTCTTAAAATATTAGCCATCAAGGATTGTTCTTCTGCGATATCGTTTCCAAGAGATTGTTTACCCTTATCCTTAGAGAGTTTGTCCATCACAAATTCTAATAATCTAGATTTCCCAAAGCAAAATCACGTGCATGAGTCACTTAAGTATCTTCGTATAGATAGGAGTTGTGATACTCTCATAACCCTCCCACTGGATACCATTCCCAACCTTCATCATCTGCATATCCAGAATTGTGAAAACTTAGAATGTCTTTCTGTTTCAAAGTCTCTTCAAAATCTCGTTGAGGTTGAAATTATTGGCTGCCCCAAATTTGTATCATTCCCAAGAGAAGGACTGTCTGCACCCAACTTGACATCATTGTATGTCTCCAACTGTGTCAACTTAAAATCACTGCCTTGTCATATAAATACTCTTCTCCCAAAGTTAGTAAGAGTGAGTATACATGATTGTCCAAAATTGGAGACGTTTCCTGAAGGGGGTATGCCGGCTAGCTTTAGAACAATTTTGATTGGGAATTGCGAAAAATTACTGATGAGCTCATCTCTAACTTCAGTGAACATGCTTACCAGTCTTTCCATTCATGGTCCATGTGATGGTGTCGAGTACTTTCCAAAGAAGGGTTTTGCATTGCTGCCTCCCTCCCTTACCTACCTGCGGATATATAACTGTTCAAGTTTGCACACGTTGGATTGCACGAGGCTTCTCCACCTCACTTCCCTGCAAACATTAACAATTTTATGCTGTCCCAAGCTGGAGAATATAGTGGGAGAAAGGCTGCCTGCTTCTCTAATAGAACTTAAAATCTCTGCATGTCCTTTGCTGAAAGAACAGTGCCGCGTGAAATACCCACAAATTTCCCACATCCCTGGCATTACAGTTGATGGAAAATGGATTTAG